From the genome of Suricata suricatta isolate VVHF042 chromosome 3, meerkat_22Aug2017_6uvM2_HiC, whole genome shotgun sequence, one region includes:
- the S100A4 gene encoding protein S100-A4, with translation MTSPLEKALDVMVSTFHKYSGKEGDKFKLNKSELKELLTRELPSFLGKRTDDAAFQRLLSNLDSNKDNEVDFQEYCVFLSCVAMMCNEFFEGFPDKQPRKK, from the exons ATGACGTCCCCCCTGGAGAAGGCTCTGGATGTGATGGTGTCCACCTTCCACAAATACTCGGGCAAGGAGGGTGACAAGTTCAAGCTCAACAAGTCAGAGCTAAAGGAGCTGCTGACCCGGGAGCTGCCCAGCTTCTTAGGG AAAAGGACCGACGACGCAGCCTTTCAGAGGTTGCTGAGCAACTTGGACAGCAACAAGGACAACGAGGTGGACTTCCAGGAGTACTGCGTCTTCCTGTCCTGCGTTGCCATGATGTGCAACGAGTTCTTCGAAGGCTTCCCGGATAAGCAGCCCCGGAAGAAGTGA
- the S100A6 gene encoding protein S100-A6: MACPLDQAIGLLVAIFHKYSGREGDRHTLSKKELKELIQKELTIGSKLQDAEIAKLMDDLDRNKDQEVNFQEYVTFLGALALIYNDALKG; encoded by the exons ATGGCGTGCCCCTTGGATCAGGCCATCGGCCTCCTTGTGGCCATCTTCCACAAGTACTCGGGCAGGGAAGGCGACAGGCACACCCTGAGCAAGAAGGAGCTGAAGGAGCTGATCCAGAAAGAGCTCACCATTGGCTCG AAGCTGCAGGACGCTGAAATTGCAAAGCTGATGGACGACCTTGACCGGAACAAGGACCAGGAGGTGAACTTCCAGGAATATGTCACCTTCCTGGGGGCCTTGGCTTTGATCTACAATGATGCCCTCAAAGGctga
- the S100A5 gene encoding protein S100-A5 isoform X2: MRRYPVFGPCCLGLFSRAFGFSSTLLSHQIVSADLGLGVAGKTKSVGLKSHALMETPLEKALTTMVTIFHKYSGREGSKLTLSRRELKELIKKELCLGELKIIEAQKYYPARLRTLVREDEGEQC, from the exons ATGAGGAGATACCCTGTGTTTGGCCCGTGCTGCCTGGGTCTTTTTTCCAGGGCATTTGGTTTCTCTTCCACCCTGCTGTCCCATCAGATTGTGAGTGCTGATTTGGGATTGGGAGTGGCTGGGAAAACCAAGTCTGTGGGACTGAAG AGCCACGCACTGATGGAGACACCTCTTGAGAAGGCCCTGACCACTATGGTCACCATTTTCCATAAATACTCGGGGAGAGAAGGCAGCAAACTGACCCTGAGCAGGAGAGAACTAAAGGAGCTGATCAAGAAGGAGCTGTGTCTTGGAGAG ttaaaaataatagaGGCTCAGAAATATTATCCAGCTCGTCTGAGGACGCTAGTGAGAG AAGATGAAGGAGAGCAGTGTTGA
- the S100A5 gene encoding protein S100-A5 isoform X3, giving the protein METPLEKALTTMVTIFHKYSGREGSKLTLSRRELKELIKKELCLGEKMKESSVDDLMKSLDKNSDQEIDFKEYSVFLTTLCMAYNDFFLEGSK; this is encoded by the exons ATGGAGACACCTCTTGAGAAGGCCCTGACCACTATGGTCACCATTTTCCATAAATACTCGGGGAGAGAAGGCAGCAAACTGACCCTGAGCAGGAGAGAACTAAAGGAGCTGATCAAGAAGGAGCTGTGTCTTGGAGAG AAGATGAAGGAGAGCAGTGTTGATGACCTGATGAAGAGCTTGGACAAGAACAGCGACCAGGAGATCGACTTCAAGGAGTACTCAGTGTTCCTGACCACTCTGTGCATGGCCTACAATGACTTCTTCCTTGAGGGCAGCAAATGA
- the S100A5 gene encoding protein S100-A5 isoform X1, with translation MRRYPVFGPCCLGLFSRAFGFSSTLLSHQIVSADLGLGVAGKTKSVGLKSHALMETPLEKALTTMVTIFHKYSGREGSKLTLSRRELKELIKKELCLGEKMKESSVDDLMKSLDKNSDQEIDFKEYSVFLTTLCMAYNDFFLEGSK, from the exons ATGAGGAGATACCCTGTGTTTGGCCCGTGCTGCCTGGGTCTTTTTTCCAGGGCATTTGGTTTCTCTTCCACCCTGCTGTCCCATCAGATTGTGAGTGCTGATTTGGGATTGGGAGTGGCTGGGAAAACCAAGTCTGTGGGACTGAAG AGCCACGCACTGATGGAGACACCTCTTGAGAAGGCCCTGACCACTATGGTCACCATTTTCCATAAATACTCGGGGAGAGAAGGCAGCAAACTGACCCTGAGCAGGAGAGAACTAAAGGAGCTGATCAAGAAGGAGCTGTGTCTTGGAGAG AAGATGAAGGAGAGCAGTGTTGATGACCTGATGAAGAGCTTGGACAAGAACAGCGACCAGGAGATCGACTTCAAGGAGTACTCAGTGTTCCTGACCACTCTGTGCATGGCCTACAATGACTTCTTCCTTGAGGGCAGCAAATGA
- the S100A3 gene encoding protein S100-A3, with product MATPLEQALAAIVSTFQKHAEVSGNKHRLCQAELKELLQKELPTWTPMGLRECDYSAFMSVLDTNKDCEVDFVEYVRSLACLCTFCHDYFKDSTPATPCSE from the exons ATGGCCACACCTCTGGAGCAGGCGTTGGCTGCCATCGTGAGCACCTTCCAGAAGCACGCAGAAGTCTCGGGGAACAAGCACCGGCTCTGCCAGGCAGAGCTCAAGGAGCTGCTGCAGAAGGAGTTGCCCACCTGGACCCCA ATGGGGCTCCGAGAGTGTGACTACAGCGCGTTCATGAGCGTCCTGGACACCAACAAGGACTGTGAGGTGGACTTCGTGGAATACGTGCGCTCCCTCGCCTGCCTCTGCACCTTCTGCCACGACTACTTCAAGGACAGCACCCCCGCGACCCCCTGCTCCGAGTAG